A section of the Rhodospirillales bacterium genome encodes:
- a CDS encoding OmpA family protein, translating into MSSIRRIGLLAAVLTLSACSMAQGYSENKALNKAQASGSPFTQQLTAEYRAFSNYLLGTMKDYADALHFSRKGLASASGENVMPEPVNDWNLQASQIPALSDARARLVSAYDRGARDIIPGKTAIAQARYDCWIEQDEASVNDTGKHGNLNCKDEFMAAMQEVEAALPAAAPAPADTGVPAPVGMMDGTGEPMALKDAMYLVFFDWDSSAIGQGGASVLDAVVKEINNRGVQQVHVVGNTDTSGSNAYNDALAMRRANAVKKYLIAHGVSANMISVASRGEHDLLVQTADGVREPANRRAVITFQ; encoded by the coding sequence ATGTCCTCTATCCGCCGCATTGGCCTTCTGGCCGCGGTTCTCACCCTCAGCGCCTGCTCGATGGCCCAGGGCTACAGTGAAAACAAGGCGCTGAACAAGGCGCAGGCTTCCGGTTCGCCCTTTACCCAGCAGCTGACCGCTGAATACCGCGCGTTCTCGAATTACCTGCTTGGGACGATGAAAGACTATGCCGATGCGCTGCACTTCTCGCGCAAGGGCCTGGCTTCGGCCTCGGGCGAAAACGTGATGCCGGAGCCGGTCAATGACTGGAACCTGCAGGCATCGCAAATTCCGGCCCTTTCCGATGCCCGTGCGCGTCTGGTTTCGGCCTATGACCGCGGTGCCCGCGATATCATTCCGGGCAAGACCGCGATCGCGCAGGCTCGTTACGACTGCTGGATCGAACAGGACGAGGCTTCGGTCAACGACACCGGCAAACACGGCAACCTGAACTGCAAGGATGAGTTCATGGCCGCGATGCAGGAAGTCGAAGCCGCGCTTCCCGCCGCCGCACCGGCCCCCGCCGATACCGGCGTTCCGGCCCCGGTCGGCATGATGGATGGCACCGGCGAGCCGATGGCCCTTAAAGACGCCATGTACCTCGTGTTCTTCGACTGGGACAGCTCGGCCATCGGTCAGGGCGGCGCCTCGGTCCTCGATGCGGTCGTCAAGGAAATCAACAACCGCGGCGTCCAGCAAGTCCACGTCGTCGGCAACACCGACACGTCGGGCTCCAACGCCTATAACGACGCGCTGGCCATGCGCCGCGCCAACGCGGTCAAGAAATACCTGATCGCCCACGGCGTTTCGGCCAACATGATCTCGGTTGCCAGCCGCGGCGAACACGACCTGCTGGTCCAGACGGCCGATGGCGTGCGCGAACCGGCGAACCGCCGCGCGGTCATCACCTTCCAGTAA
- a CDS encoding DJ-1/PfpI family protein — translation MNPTPQIALLAASGVSEHEMTAIQRALAAAKLRAHVVSPENGLIHSWGDGTWGHCYPADAKLETSLGSDYDMLILPGGERHVQKLLKNPHTRRFVSAFFTTGKPLAVFAEGAEILKTNELSGDNALILSYEDADALMAAADQMIAHIAANAPAAMAQAA, via the coding sequence ATGAACCCCACCCCCCAAATTGCCCTGCTGGCGGCATCCGGCGTCAGCGAACACGAAATGACCGCGATCCAGCGCGCCCTGGCCGCCGCCAAACTGCGCGCCCATGTCGTCAGCCCGGAAAACGGTCTGATCCATTCCTGGGGGGATGGTACCTGGGGGCATTGCTACCCTGCCGATGCGAAACTCGAAACCTCGCTTGGTTCGGACTATGACATGCTGATCCTGCCGGGTGGCGAGCGCCACGTGCAAAAACTTCTGAAAAACCCGCATACCCGTCGCTTCGTTTCGGCTTTCTTCACCACGGGTAAGCCGCTTGCGGTGTTCGCCGAAGGGGCGGAGATATTGAAGACGAACGAGCTTTCGGGCGACAACGCGCTGATCCTGTCCTACGAAGACGCGGATGCGTTGATGGCCGCTGCGGATCAGATGATCGCCCATATCGCGGCGAATGCCCCCGCCGCAATGGCCCAGGCGGCCTGA
- a CDS encoding Hsp33 family molecular chaperone HslO translates to MTRIANDNADNAVPRTPDDDVVQPFQLEVSGLRGRVVRLGPALNRILAAHEYPRSVAHLLAETVATSLLLSSMLKYEGVFTLQTSAEGPVRTMVADVTTAGAMRGYASYSADLIGAMEAAAQKPENGPYEGFDLHHMTGKGYLAFTVDQGAFTERYQGIVSLSGQSISDAVRHYFDQSEQIGTSLKVVAGFDPGFGWRAGAIMIQRMPDPSLGHRDRFNPDESVLPFRPEEAQDRDEDWNRAVTLMQSVTPDELLTPDLHSHDVLLRLFHEEGVRIFTPQTVQPQCRCSEDRVRNVLATLPPDDRDHAAANGVIEMTCEFCCRTYRFRADDLTCVAVDEGPKTH, encoded by the coding sequence ATGACCCGCATCGCCAACGACAACGCCGACAATGCCGTCCCGCGTACGCCGGATGACGACGTGGTCCAGCCGTTTCAGCTTGAGGTTTCTGGACTGCGCGGACGTGTCGTGCGTCTTGGTCCCGCGCTCAACCGTATTCTCGCGGCACACGAATATCCGCGCTCTGTCGCGCATCTTCTGGCTGAAACCGTGGCGACCTCGCTGCTTTTGTCCAGCATGTTGAAATACGAAGGCGTGTTCACCCTGCAAACATCGGCCGAAGGGCCGGTACGCACGATGGTCGCCGACGTCACCACCGCGGGTGCGATGCGCGGTTATGCCTCTTATTCCGCCGACCTGATTGGCGCGATGGAGGCGGCGGCGCAAAAACCGGAAAACGGCCCCTATGAAGGATTCGACCTGCACCACATGACGGGCAAGGGTTATCTGGCCTTCACCGTCGATCAGGGCGCGTTCACCGAACGTTATCAGGGCATCGTTTCGTTAAGCGGCCAAAGCATCAGCGACGCCGTGCGCCATTATTTCGACCAGTCGGAACAGATCGGCACATCGCTTAAGGTTGTGGCCGGGTTCGATCCCGGCTTCGGCTGGCGCGCGGGCGCGATCATGATCCAGCGCATGCCCGATCCCTCGCTCGGCCACCGCGACCGGTTCAATCCCGATGAATCCGTGCTGCCTTTTCGCCCCGAGGAAGCGCAAGACAGGGACGAGGACTGGAACCGCGCGGTCACGCTGATGCAATCGGTGACGCCGGACGAATTGCTGACTCCCGATCTACATTCGCACGACGTGCTGCTGCGCCTGTTTCACGAGGAAGGCGTGCGCATATTCACGCCCCAGACGGTCCAGCCGCAATGCCGCTGCTCGGAAGACCGGGTGCGCAACGTGCTGGCGACCCTGCCGCCTGATGACCGCGATCACGCGGCGGCCAACGGCGTGATCGAGATGACTTGCGAGTTTTGTTGCCGCACCTACCGCTTCCGCGCCGACGATCTGACATGTGTGGCAGTTGACGAGGGGCCGAAAACGCATTGA